A window of the Podarcis raffonei isolate rPodRaf1 chromosome 4, rPodRaf1.pri, whole genome shotgun sequence genome harbors these coding sequences:
- the SLC35F2 gene encoding solute carrier family 35 member F2 isoform X3: MLQSFINYCLLFLMYTMILAFRKDDDNLWQILRRKWWKYILLGLVDVEANYSIVKAYQYTTLTSVQLLDCFGIPVLMALSWFILRARYKLIHFIAVAVCLLGVGTMVGADVLAERHNGEGTDVVIGDVLVLLGASLYAISNVSEEYIVKNLSRVEFLGMVGLFGTIISGLQLAIVEHKDIASIQWNWKVVLLFLAFALCMFGLYSFMPVVIKVTSATSVNLGILTADLYSLFFGLFLFDYKFSALYILSFAVIMVGFIMYCSTPTRSAEAVSSSLPLGSSTGFDNLALKIEENHLNVSIVSPTQHSKEGSQTEEALDTKLTVL; encoded by the exons ATGCTGCAGAGTTTCATCAACTATTGCCTGCTTTTCCTCATGTACACAATGATTCTGGCCTTCAGAAAAG ATGACGACAACCTCTGGCAGATCCTGCGAAGGAAATGGTGGAAGTACATTTTGCTTGGATTAGTTGACGTTGAAGCCAACTACTCCATCGTCAAAGCCTACCAGTATACCACCCTAacaagtgtccag CTCCTAGACTGCTTTGGGATTCCTGTGCTGATGGCTTTATCGTGGTTCATCCTCCGCGCAAGATACAAACTGATCCATTTCATTGCGGTTGCTGTCTGCCTGTTGGGAGTAGGCACCATGGTTGGTGCGGACGTGTTAGCTGAGAGGCACAATGGGGAAG GTACCGACGTGGTGATCGGCGATGTCTTAGTCCTCCTTGGTGCTTCCTTATATGCCATTTCGAATGTGAGTGAGGAATACATTGTGAAAAATCTGAGCAGAGTGGAGTTTCTAGGAATGGTGGGCTTGTTTGGGACTATTATCAGCGGTCTGCAGCT AGCCATTGTGGAACATAAAGACATTGCTTCTATTCAGTGGAACTGGAAAGTCG TGCTGCTCTTCCTGGCCTTTGCACTGTGCATGTTCGGACTGTACAGCTTCATGCCAGTCGTGATCAAAGTAACCAGCGCTACATCCGTCAACTTGGGCATTCTGACCGCTGACCTCTACAGCCTCTTCTTTGGGCTCTTTCTCTTCGACTACAAG TTTTCAGCACTGTATATCCTGTCCTTTGCTGTCATAATGGTGGGATTCATCATGTATTGCTCAACGCCGACCCGCAGTGCAGAGGCCGTCTCGAGTAGCTTGCCTCTGGGATCCAGTACTGGGTTTGACAATCTTGCCTTAAAAATTGAAGAGAACCACCTGAATGTGTCCATCGTCTCACCTACACAACACAGCAAGGAAGGAAGTCAGACAGAGGAGGCGCTAGACACAAAACTAACCGTCTTGTGA